In the Malassezia vespertilionis chromosome 1, complete sequence genome, one interval contains:
- the RPN11 gene encoding multicatalytic endopeptidase (BUSCO:EOG09263QB7; COG:O; MEROPS:MER0022005; EggNog:ENOG503NV6C) has protein sequence MDFQSLVNQARAGSAGSPSGDVPQQDNAETVYISSLALLKMLKHGRAGVPMEVMGLLLGTIVDDYTVSVVDVFAMPQSGTGVSVEAVDPVFQTRMLDMLKQTGRNEVVVGWYHSHPGFGCWLSSVDINTQQSFEQLNPRAVAVVVDPIQSVKGKVVIDAFRLINPSTVMLGQEPRQTTSNIGHLNKPSIQSLIHGLNRHYYSIAIGYRKTELEQSMLGNLHKRNWTQGLRLEDFDEHKHQNQESVKRMLRLAEEYQKSVKDEENVSQEQSKTQFVGRQDPKRHLEDEVETSMGSQVVQSLGTMILAEL, from the coding sequence ATGGATTTTCAGTCGCTTGTCAACCAGGCGCGAGCTGGCAGCGCGGGCTCGCCGAGCGGGGATGTCCCCCAGCAAGACAATGCAGAGACTGTGTATATAAGCAGTTTAGCACTGCTCAAGATGCTCAAGCATGGGCGAGCGGGCGTGCCTATGGAAGTCATGGGCCTGCTCCTCGGCACGATTGTCGACGACTATACCGTCTCGGTCGTGGATGTGTTTGCGATGCCGCAGTCCGGTACGGGTGTCAGTGTTGAGGCGGTGGATCCGGTGTTCCAGACACGCATGCTAGACATGCTGAAACAGACGGGGCGCAACGAAGTGGTCGTCGGATGGTACCACTCGCACCCTGGCTTTGGCTGTTGGCTCTCGAGCGTCGATATCAATACGCAGCAGTCGTTTGAGCAGCTCaatccgcgcgccgttgcCGTTGTCGTGGACCCGATCCAGTCTGTAAAGGGCAAGGTCGTGATTGACGCTTTCCGCCTCATCAACCCCTCCACGGTCATGCTCGGGCAAGAGCCGCGGCAAACCACGTCGAACATTGGCCACCTGAACAAGCCCTCGATCCAGTCTTTGATCCACGGGCTCAACAGGCACTACTACTCGATCGCGATTGGGTACCGCAAAACGGAGCTGGAGCAGAGCATGCTCGGCAAcctgcacaagcgcaacTGGACCCAGGGCCTGCGCCTCGAAGACTTTGACGAGCACAAGCACCAGAACCAAGAGTCTGTgaagcgcatgctgcggctCGCTGAAGAGTACCAAAAGTCCGTCAAGGACGAGGAGAATGTATCGCAGGAACAGAGCAAGACGCAGTTTGTGGGGCGGCAGGACCCCAAGCGGCACCTCGAGGACGAGGTGGAAACGTCGATGGGCAGCCAGGTCGTACAGAGTTTGGGCACCATGATTCTTGCGGAGCTCTAG
- the BUD31 gene encoding Component of the SF3b subcomplex of the U2 snRNP (COG:K; EggNog:ENOG503P1XY) yields the protein MPRIRTTRTKAPPEGFEEIEPILDEYEMKMRDAENESHEGKRKAEALWPILRITHMRSRYIYDLYYKREAISRELYDWLVDQGYADSSASTARM from the exons ATGCCGCGGATTCGCACGACGCGGACCAAGGCGCCGCCCGAGGGGTTCGAGGAGATCGAGCCGATTCTCGATGAGTATGAGATGAAgatgcgcgatgcggagAATGAAAGCCACGAGgggaagcgcaaggcggAGGCGCTGTGGCCGATCCTGCGCATTACGCATATGCGCTCGCGCTACATTTACGACCTGTACtacaagcgcgaggcgatCTCGCGCGAGCTGTATGATTGGTTGGTCGATCAGGGATACGCGGATTCTTC TGCGTCCACTGCG CGCATGTAG
- a CDS encoding uncharacterized protein (COG:S; EggNog:ENOG503PJZV) encodes MSTRGEGRAVLLKGPLLNSRVYMTALPNTLDELLAKASDLFSIPAACTPQFEQRGARILPDAMPFLRDREMLTVRWVPTDSPRRINGQRVQWDLPEQDRAQDAVAPVSAILRGPEARAAHAARTLERERHATAWTDNLRKPVAPTPTPTPPRPSACLVVKPIQNPHPRTPMSPPPSSPLGEPGELTARQAEAPPSPTPRREEGAPLPLVWRGRQEEEEASLDGQETPEMPGLGGFSAWCARLNPFSWSATERRPAEGACASQQETSLGRGALHTPAQKRSASAQFTMPVVAHVVGRDAYDIMTQVLGALREHPANIHFHTPAPEALRRFSEQRGAAADRAALLASVTKRTYPADKPLACFAEALQAHLESTYLFYGASSTEASAAVSLCKFAGTLLRELARALPEGPAKRAAPPAQQPIAKRTRRAVRT; translated from the exons ATGAGCACGCGTGGTGAAGGACGCGCAGTGCTCCTCAAAGGCCCTCTGCTCAATTCGCGCGTGTACATGACCGCGCTCCCAAATACCCTCGAC GAACTCCTCGCGAAAGCAAGCGACCTGTTCAGCATccctgcagcgtgcacgcCGCAGTT cgagcagcgcggcgctcggaTCTTGCCGGATGCAATGCCATTCCTGCGCGACCGTGAGATGCTCACAGTGCGCTGGGTGCCGACTGACTCGCCCCGTCGCATAAACGGCCAGCGCGTCCAGTGGGACCTGCCCGAGCAGGACCGCGCGCAGGACGCAGTAGCGCCGGTGTCCGCCATACTACGTGGGCctgaggcgcgcgccgcgcatgcagcgcgcactctggagcgcgagcggcacgcaaCGGCCTGGACTGACAATTTGCGCAAGCCGGTAGcaccgacgccgacgccgacgccgccgcggccgtcCGCTTGCCTGGTAGTCAAGCCCATCCAAAATCCGCATCCACGCACGCCCAtgtcgccgccgccaagctcgcCGCTTGGCGAGCCTGGCGAGCTGACTGCACGGCAAGCGGAAGCGCCGCCTTcgcccacgccgcgccgcgaagaaggcgcgccgctgccgctggTATGGCGCGGACGCcaggaggaagaggaggcgAGCTTGGATGGCCAGGAAACGCCAGAGATGCCGGGGTTGGGCGGGTTCAGCGCGTGGTGTGCGCGCTTGAATCCCTTTTCCTGGTCGGCCACCGAGCGCCGCCCCGCCGAgggcgcgtgtgcgtcgcAGCAGGAAACGAGCTTGGGGCgtggtgcgctgcatacGCCGGCCCAAAAGCGCTCTGCATCTGCACAGTTTACCATGCCTGTCGTTGCGCACGTTGTTGGGCGCGATGCGTACGATATCATGACGCaagtgcttggcgcactcCGGGAACATCCTGCCAACATCCACTTTCACACTCCCGCCCCCGAAGCACTGCGTCGCTTTagcgagcagcgcggcgctgcagcggaccgtgcggcgctcctcgcgAGCGTCACAAAGCGCACCTATCCTGCGGACAAGCCGCTCGCGTGCTTTGCAGAGGCGCTCCAGGCGCACCTCGAGAGCACCTATCTCTTCtacggcgcgtcgagcaccGAGGCCAGTGCTGCGGTGAGCCTGTGCAAGTTTgccggcacgctgctgcgcgaattggcgcgcgcgctgcccgAAGGGccagcaaagcgcgcggcgccgcccgcgcagcagccgATCGCAAAAcgcacgcgacgcgctgtgcgcacaTAA
- the SST2 gene encoding AMSH/STAMBP protein ubiquitin specific-protease (COG:S; EggNog:ENOG503NUSG) — MADTAASPAPGPTSHGPGSSDTTGPAAVQYNEQWMMHLNRDGLPVCRDLHGLFTTMIISISDRWPDWRYQLAFVLAAAVQRMQALQFVQIVRDSVGGMHNMLSLSQTKTSFIMNSDTAWQICNAFVNAHLLQKIPHADGDVYSPTPKGLHLVDRFVTRHGIATRSVSNLLNIHEVCDKLVLMERDDQDDIILSDGVVRIVYHRMVGLSPYRDESSSLGVILRRSFAFEQGGQAYETSSFTSEHALAWLLNYTTLVNVDEAAALIAHMIRLGWIEPENVMAPSKSPRVVTVRVDAELRPEGTAEEGTFVQGEDYHITELGATVAWHVDWDNPIITSDNEPRPPTSMSDAQRGHETRFVSPRLDEFELYNAYTNASASPLRKGRSEGFTPLAAFSPFPNFTSLIDTPKLGETETHGASTRTDQEYAAQCPEPAPSDEQKPISLHDILQTPSLRVAFGGFLTSVNKHILLKSWCTLEWFRYDCRLASCGALSQITRGDPIETLFSAPLPENGKPAMSAPMMRAVQRPLLEESARVHIGPFLTTNHHAPVVQLSTLERLSEAYATYTQTAHPMPAIEPDTESARESESQLAQLLVQSAAAQKELYHGLQGPKKAFIAARAESAK, encoded by the coding sequence ATGGCAGACACGGCAGCGTCCCCTGCACCTGGACCGACGTCTCATGGGCCTGGTTCAAGCGACACCACCGGACCAGCCGCAGTCCAGTACAATGAGCAATGGATGATGCATTTGAATCGCGATGGGCTGCCCGTGTGCCGCGATTTGCACGGTCTTTTTACCACTATGATCATTTCCATCTCGGACCGATGGCCCGACTGGCGGTACCAGCTTGCATTTGTATTAGCagcagctgtgcagcgcatgcaagCGCTCCAGTTTGTGCAGATCGTGCGCGATTCGGTCGGCGGGATGCATAATATGCTTTCCTTGAGCCAAACGAAAACCTCCTTCATCATGAACAGTGATACTGCGTGGCAGATTTGCAACGCATTTGTGAATGCGCATCTTTTGCAAAAGATCCCCCACGCTGACGGCGACGTCTATTCGCCGACGCCAAAAGGCCTTCACCTCGTCGACCGCTTTGTCACACGGCACGGAATCGCGACGCGGTCCGTAAGCAACCTGCTCAATATCCACGAGGTGTGCGACAAGCTTGTGCTCATGGAGCGGGACGACCAGGACGATATAATATTGAGTGATGGCGTTGTGCGCATTGTGTACCACCGCATGGTGGGACTCAGCCCGTACCGCGACGAGTCGAGCTCGTTGGGAGTAATTTTGCGCAGGTCGTTTGCATTCGAACAAGGCGGCCAGGCGTACGAAACATCCAGCTTCACTTcggagcatgcgcttgcgtggctGCTAAACTATACGACGCTCGTGAATGTCGACgaagccgcggcgctgattGCGCACATGATCCGTCTCGGCTGGATCGAGCCGGAGAATGTCATGGCGCCTTCCAAATCGCCACGCGTCGTGACCGTGCGTGTGGACGCAGAGCTGCGCCCAGAAGGTACCGCAGAAGAGGGCACATTTGTGCAGGGCGAAGACTATCATATcaccgagctcggcgcgacGGTGGCGTGGCATGTCGACTGGGACAACCCGATCATTACGTCGGATAACGAGCCGCGGCCGCCGACGTCCATGTCAGACGCACAGCGTGGGCATGAGACGCGCTTTGTCTCGCCACGGCTCGACGAATTTGAGCTGTACAATGCATACACGAATGcgtccgcatcgccgctTCGCAAGGGCCGCTCCGAAGGCTTCACGCCTTTGGCGGCTTTCTCGCCCTTCCCCAACTTTACTTCTTTAATAGACACGCCCAAATTGGGCGAGACCGAGACGCACGGTGCGTCTACAAGGACGGATCAAGAatacgctgcgcagtgtCCCGAGCCCGCGCCTTCCGACGAACAGAAACCCATATCGCTCCACGACATCCTCCAGACCCCGTCGCTGCGTGTTGCATTCGGCGGTTTCCTCACGTCCGTTAATAAACACATTCTCTTAAAATCTTGGTGCACCCTGGAATGGTTCCGCTACGACTGCCGTCTTGCGTCCTGCGGTGCGCTCTCGCAGATTACGCGTGGCGATCCCATCGAAACGCTTTTCTCAGCGCCTCTCCCTGAAAACGGAAAACCAGCCATGTCTGCTCCCATgatgcgcgctgtgcaacgTCCACTACTGGAAGAGAGTGCGCGAGTCCATATCGGCCCGTTTTTGACGACCAACCACCATGCACCTGTTGTCCAACTGTCCACCTTGGAGCGGCTGAGCGAGGCGTACGCTACCTATACGCAAACAGCCCACCCTATGCCCGCTATTGAGCCTGACACAGAAAGTGCTCGCGAGAGCGAGTCGCAGCTCGCCCAGCTCCTTGTccagagcgccgcagcacaaAAGGAGCTGTACCACGGCCTCCAGGGACCCAAGAAGGCGTTTAtagcggcgcgcgccgaatcGGCCAAGTAG
- the HDA1 gene encoding histone deacetylase (COG:B; EggNog:ENOG503NTWF; BUSCO:EOG09263E5F), with product MASFGARAMSLFGRAASPEEEHDTATFEAMAQSAPESLGFDSTMLSETPIVFPSMVTLNPMEPPMSVDSLALDANEAKLQEKKGLVGSTGIVYDTRMMLHRVPVGDHPERPERIAKIFDLLEQHGLVARMVRVPAREALRSEVELVHESHLWSDFERLVELTLTAALPPEELAAYNEALDKSASLYLNSYSTLSARISCGSVIEISDWVITGKVRNGLAVVRPPGHHAEPQSGTGFCLFNNVAVAAQSMLERFKEGPHRVQRIMIVDWDVHHGNGTQKAFWNNKDVLYVSLHRYENGTFYPCTHYGNYDQVGGPGALGTSLNIPWPCKGMGDADYMCAFQKCIMPVAYEYAPDLVIVSAGFDAALGDQLGECCVTPAGYAHMTHQLAALANGRMVVALEGGYNLTSISNSALAVAQTLLGEAPPMLAPQVCSSAAASTVETVIRVQAPYWDCLAATLPYMPCAPPKALEIDPRAAMAVQRSSTMWERYNMVNLPAKGPHQAPFAPNQILCSRSVMSADVSVLVLYVHDNGPLHYRDPYQQNAPGDPSTFVVESTCLVADWAAERGFAYVDFNTLAMFPARNWESSNQIAAVVPQDTPQEQSVFEQLQHTWANFVSLSPAKHIVLIGQGTGCKATMRLVSDAKTQRRVTAVVQVMGYNPVPHMYKPRALKQWYYDHSLVLCPNHHPFCVLGEHLGTSYRPGCVVQSGEANAEALLWTDKARILDFIAQQLDDAADARRVE from the exons ATGGCCTCCTTTGGGGCGAGGGCCATGTCCCTTTTtgggcgcgcagcgtcgccgGAGGAGGAGCACGACACTGCGACCTTTGAAGCGATGGCACAGAGTGCACCTGAATCGCTGGGCTTTGATTCCACGATGCTCAGCGAGACACCGATTGTGTTCCCAAGCATGGTCACGTTGAATCCTATGGAGCCGCCAATGTCGGTTGATTCCCTCGCCCTCGACGCAAACGAGGCTAAGCTGCAAGAAAAAAAGGGACTAGTGGGCAGTACAGGTATTGTATACGACACACGCATGATGTTGCATCGGGTTCCTGTCGGTGATCATCCCGAGCGCcccgagcgcatcgccaagaTTTTcgacctgctcgagcagcacggCTTGGTCGCGCGCATGGTCCGCGTGCCAGCGCGTGAGGCGCTGCGTAGTGAAGTGGAACTGGTCCACGAATCTCATTTATGGTCTGACTTTGAGCGTCTCGTCG AGCTTACCCTAACAGCAGCATTGCCGCCGGAGGAGCTTGCAGCATACAATGAAGCGCTCGATAAATCCGCTTCCTTGTATCTAAACAGCTACTCGACACTGAGTGCGCGTATATCGTGCGGGAGTGTGATTGAAATATCCGACTGGGTCATTACGGGCAAGGTGCGGAATGGCTTGGCTGTCGTACGTCCGCCTGGACATCACGCAGAGCCGCAATCCGGGACTGGTTTTTGCTTGTTTAACAATGTTGCCGTCGCCGCCCAGTCTATGCTTGAACGGTTCAAAGAAGGACCACATCgggtgcagcgcatcatgATTGTCGATTGGGACGTGCACCACGGGAATGGCACACAAAAAGCATTTTGGAACAATAAAGATGTGCTCTACGTATCGCTCCACCGCTACGAAAACGGCACATTTTACCCTTGCACACACTACGGCAACTACGACCAAGTCGGCGGGCCAGGTGCGCTGGGCACCTCGCTCAATATACCATGGCCGTGCAAGGGAATGGGCGACGCGGACTACATGTGCGCGTTTCAAAAATGCATTATGCCGGTCGCATACGAGTATGCACCGGATCTGGTCATTGTTAGCGCCGGCttcgacgcggcgctgggcgacCAGCTGGGCGAGTGCTGCGTCACGCCCGCAGGCTATGCCCACATGACCCACCAACTGGCTGCACTCGCAAACGGCCGCATGGTTGTCGCACTCGAGGGCGGCTACAATTTGACATCCATCTCCAActcggcgcttgctgtTGCACAAACGTTGCtcggcgaagcgccgcccatgctgGCGCCGCAGGTGTGCAGCTCCGCTGCAGCATCGACGGTCGAGACGGTGATtcgcgtgcaagcgccgtaCTGGGACTGCTTAGCGGCGACGTTGCCCTACATGCCCTGCGCCCCTCCAAAAGCCCTTGAGatcgatccgcgcgcagccaTGGCCGTGCAGCGGAGTAGCACAATGTGGGAGCGGTACAATATGGTCAACCTGCCAGCCAAGGGGCCGCACCaagcgccgtttgcgccgaACCAGATCCTTTGCTCGAGGTCAGTAATGAGTGCCGATGTCTCTGTGCTCGTTTTGTATGTACACGACAATGGCCCGCTCCACTATCGCGACCCCTACCAGCAGAATGCGCCGGGTGATCCGTCCACGTTTGTGGTGGAGAGCACTTGTTTGGTCGCAGACTGGGCCGCGGAGCGCGGATTTGCCTACGTGGATTTCAATACACTCGCCATGTTTCCTGCCCGCAATTGGGAAAGCTCGAATCAGATTGCGGCGGTGGTGCCGCAAGATACACCGCAAGAGCAGTCCGTctttgagcagctgcagcacacaTGGGCTAATTTCGTGTCTCTCAGCCCTGCGAAGCACATCGTGCTGATTGGCCAAGGTACGGGATGCAAGGCCACGATGCGGCTGGTTAGCGATGCCaagacgcagcgcagagTCACTGCTGTGGTGCAGGTTATGGGCTACAATCCTGTGCCGCACATGTACAAGCCGCGAGCGCTGAAGCAGTGGTACTACGATCATTCGCTCGTCCTTTGCCCCAACCATCACCCATTCTGTGTGTTGGGCGAGCACCTTGGCACTTCATACAGGCCAGGGTGCGTAGTGCAGTCTGGCGAGGCCAATGCAGAGGCTTTGCTGTGGAcagacaaggcgcgcatcctCGATTTCATCGCACAGCAGCTagacgacgctgcagaTGCAAGGCGTGTCGAATAA
- a CDS encoding uncharacterized protein (EggNog:ENOG503P2TM), with protein MTDGSRGEKREWTHEARAASLLKRVRASAIKEKHARKEAVHIDEANDTLPLPRLIHALHTLASLSVVEAMAVVRALSRAQCTTRSRLRLVSAPELEAIGVQCSAAARDRIVQVLHTLGASSAEEEMGGLTSVERERQLEKQREMEHVQRAWGDRHTPSLAQTCEAENEFAFNPVTDSSALHGKFVLVNRAPVMTAWAVVVLQCMGFAADEALSIAQCYVSSTAHARAQALRRAPTETRPKHVVSESQPHIVFMGVTIPVICLRDGRYRGMHSGEVVPPARAFAYLKKSMYQTLPQVMGAMLLLARSYVDMERDTEQHQDAARLHSAAYGLYTEFRPETHGEWGKRATLSLDTILALRRGMDKGEEHGEVQQRDQEPANGHAESTQHSTATHSLGATDASDIEGPSKQEQ; from the coding sequence ATGACGGACggatcgcgcggcgagaaaAGGGAGTGGACGCACGAGGCGCGAGCGGCGTCCTTGCTGAAGCGTGTACGTGCGTCTGCCATAAAAGAGAAGCATGCACGCAAAGAGGCGGTGCATATCGACGAAGCTAACGACACGTTGCCACTGCCGCGCTTGATCCACGCTTTGCACACGCTGGCAAGTCTATCTGTTGTCGAGGCCATGGCCGTGGTGCGTGCcctctcgcgcgcgcagtgcactACACGGTCACGGCTGCGCCTTGTTTCCGCGCCGGAGCTCGAGGCGATCGGCGTGCAGTGCtccgctgcggcgcgtgaTCGAATCGTGCAAGTGTTGCACACActcggcgcatcgagcgcagAGGAGGAGATGGGCGGGCTGACCAGTGTAGAAAGAGAACGGCAGCTGGAGAAGCAACGCGAGATGGAacatgtgcagcgcgcatggGGAGATCGGCACACGCCCAGCCTCGCGCAAACATGCGAGGCGGAAAACGAGTTTGCCTTTAACCCCGTCACGGACAgttctgcgctgcacggaAAGTTTGTTTTGGTGAACCGTGCGCCGGTAATGACTGCCTGGGCAGTCGTCGTCCTGCAGTGCATGGGATTTGCTgcggacgaggcgctcagCATTGCGCAGTGCTATGTGAGTAGTACGGCACATGCACGTGCCCAGgcattgcgtcgcgcgcccACAGAAACGCGGCCGAAGCATGTGGTGAGCGAGAGCCAGCCGCATATTGTATTTATGGGCGTGACGATCCCTGTGATATGCTTGCGGGATGGGCGGTATCGTGGAATGCACAGCGGGGAAGTCGTGCCGcctgcgcgtgcgtttgcgTACTTGAAAAAGTCCATGTACCAGACCTTGCCGCAGGTCATGGGCGCgatgctgctgcttgcaaGGTCGTACGTGGATATGGAGCGCGACACAGAGCAGCAccaagacgcggcgcggcttcACAGCGCCGCATACGGTTTGTACACCGAGTTTCGGCCAGAGACGCATGGCGAATGGGGGAAGCGTGCGACGCTGTCGCTCGATACGATCCTGGCATTGCGACGTGGTATGGACAAGGGAGAAGAGCACGGCGAGgtacagcagcgcgaccaGGAGCCCGCCAATGGCCACGCCGAGTCTACCCAGCATTCTACAGCCACACACAGTCTAGGCGCTACAGATGCGAGCGATATAGAGGGCCCTAGTAAGCAAGAGCAATAG
- a CDS encoding uncharacterized protein (EggNog:ENOG503PKF2) encodes MAVTGTARIPTLVPNALGSVTTHLQVQHGAQASGSWHVQFRPFRTARAPGEPNAAEAQRQRRTMWQVTDSALPGALVLVLEDTALPTRAEIDAAGGNSALSRWHCSVVGAEFATLLHRANLPGPLGSAPGISGPGAWVQRGANITFDGTAFRIRLAGKLARFGSVGGQDECTLRIGNVVIGSDRVVGGIVEVQYAPLVRLPSHSTLLGSLLVALLPPSLVPHIAPVPQPADSPLALNSRVPRTMLAPSQLREIMPPCAAPAPEEAEEDGFPPWESHTLDPIGWAGAEARRRMAYVHLYILRAEGLA; translated from the exons ATGGCCGTCACGGG CACCGCGCGTATTCCTACGCTCGTGCCGAACGCGCTTGGGTCGGTCACGACGCACCTGCAagtccagcacggcgcacaagcaagCGGCTCATGGCATGTCCAATTCCGGCCAttccgcacggcgcgcgctccggGCGAGCCGAATGCAGCCGAAGCAcagcgccagcggcgcaccatGTGGCAAGTAACCGACTCGGCACTTCCAGGTGCACTGGTGCTCGTGCTGGAAGACACGGCACTGCCAACGAGGGCAGAAATCGATGCTGCCGGCGGAAACAGCGCACTTTCGCGATGGCATTGCAGCGTGGTCGGCGCCGAGTTTgccacgctgctgcaccgcgcaaaCTTGCCAGGGCCACTGGGCTCAGCGCCGGGTATTAGTGGGCCTGGCGCATgggtccagcgcggcgcgaatATCACGTTTGACGGCACCGCGTTCCGCATCCGGCTTGCGGGCAAGCTGGCAAGGTTTGGCTCCGTGGGCGGGCAGGACGAGTGTACTCTGCGGATCGGCAATGTAGTGATTGGCTCAGACCGCGTCGTGGGCGGCATCGTCGAGGTCCAGTACGCCCCGCTCGTGCGCCTGCCGAGCCACTCTACCTTGCTTGGCTCGTTGCTCGTGGCACTCTTGCCGCCATCCCTTGTTCCGCACATCGCACCCGTGCCGCAACCAGCAGACTCGCCACTCGCACTCAACTCGCGCGTGCCCCGCACGAtgctcgcgccgtcgcagctgcgcgaaatcatgccgccgtgcgctgcaccagcCCCCGAGGAGGCAGAAGAAGATGGATTTCCCCCGTGGGAGTCGCATACTTTGGATCCGATCGGCTGGGCGGGCGCAGAGGCGCGCCGAAGAATGGCATACGTCCACCTGTACATCCTCCGTGCCGAGGGCCTCGCATAG
- the RIB5 gene encoding riboflavin synthase (EggNog:ENOG503NZII; COG:H) gives MFTGLVELIGRVTEVVQHDASSGSFAIKIGDTAPILGDCHIGDSIAVNGVCLTVTRFSLEQGGWFNVDVAPETLFRTNLGHVKPGDGVNCERAMAPHTRFGGHIVQGHIDTVATLESIVPNESARTLTLRLVYEKPEEGKPTLPLPSTLSPYVIPKGFITLDGASLTLIDVSPPNGGTLDGQTSDIPTKETIEFTVMLIPHTQEHITLPSKPNGARVNVEFDMVGKYVYRSILGDLEGRGGASTMLTRAVEITQRNHSH, from the exons ATGTTCACTGGGCTGG TCGAATTGATAGGGCGTGTCACGGAAGTGGTACAACACGATGCCAGTAGTGGCTCGTTTGCCATTAAAATCGGCGACACTGCGCCGATATTGGGCGATTGCCACATTGGCGATAGCATTGCCGTGAACG GTGTATGCCTCACCGTAACACGATTTAGTCTCGAGCAAGGCGGATGGTTTAACGTAGATGTTGCGCCCGAGACGCTTTTCCGCACGAACCTCGGGCACGTCAAGCCCGGCGACGGTGTGAACTgcgagcgcgccatggcgccgcacacgcgtTTTGGCGGCCACATCGTGCAAGGGCATATTGACACTGTCGCGACCCTTGAATCGATTGTGCCGAACGAGtccgcgcgcacgcttACGCTGCGGCTCGTGTATGAGAAGCCCGAAGAAGGCAAGCCtacgctgccgctgccgtcAACACTTTCGCCCTACGTGATCCCGAAAGGTTTCATTACCCTCGATGGCGCTTCGCTCACTTTGATTGATGTATCTCCCCCCAACGGGGGCACGCTGGATGGGCAGACGAGTGATATCCCGACTAAGGAAACCATTGAGTTCACTGTGATGCTTATTCCCCACACCCAGGAGCACATCACACTGCCCAGCAAgccaaacggcgcgcgcgtcaaTGTCGAGTTTGATATGGTGGGCAAGTACGTCTACCGCTCGATCCTCGGCGACCTGGaaggccgcggcggcgcgtcgacgATGCTCACTCGCGCGGTTGAGATCACACAGCGTAACCATTCGCATTAG